Within Acinetobacter sp. LoGeW2-3, the genomic segment CCATTCCAGAATGGTGCTTTTTTTATGCTAGGATAGCTTGTATATATATTCCAAAATGACTGAAATGAATCAGCTTGTATTTCTGCCTGGAGCATCAGGAAGCCGGAATTTCTGGCAACCATTGATTACATCTCTGCAGCCTAAACATTATCAGGTACTGGCTTATCCCGGTTTTGATGGGGTAGAGGCACATCCGGATATTCAGAATCTTGGAGGTTTACAGCAGTATCTATCAACTCAGATAGCAGATGACTCGATCCTGGTTGCGCAATCGATGGGCGGGGTGCTTGCTGCTGGATCAGCCTTGACCCAGCCAGAACAAGTGAAAGCACTGGTCTTGATCGCCACTTCAGGCGGATTAAACCTGCAAGGATTTGGCTGTGCGGACTGGCGAACTGATTACCGTGAGCAATATTCGCAAGTGCCAGACTGGTTTGTTACAGATCAAACAGTATTTTCAGCAGAGCAATTAGCGCAAATTAAAGTACCCGTATTATTAATTTGGGGAGATCAGGATCCTTTAAGTACTGTTGCGGTTGGGCAATATCT encodes:
- a CDS encoding alpha/beta fold hydrolase, with product MNQLVFLPGASGSRNFWQPLITSLQPKHYQVLAYPGFDGVEAHPDIQNLGGLQQYLSTQIADDSILVAQSMGGVLAAGSALTQPEQVKALVLIATSGGLNLQGFGCADWRTDYREQYSQVPDWFVTDQTVFSAEQLAQIKVPVLLIWGDQDPLSTVAVGQYLSNVFGNALLHVIQDADHQFASSHAEQVSKLIQSFFEKLKDVEHASQ